A single genomic interval of Malania oleifera isolate guangnan ecotype guangnan chromosome 13, ASM2987363v1, whole genome shotgun sequence harbors:
- the LOC131146033 gene encoding nascent polypeptide-associated complex subunit alpha-like protein 2 isoform X1, which yields MPGPVVDAETEDKFKSLPSADEEPKKKPPLQNDEPVVEDVKDDDHDEDEDDDDDEDDEKDNGDQGANGSSKQSRSEKKSRKAMLKLGMKHVTGVSRVTIKRTKNILFFISKPDVFKSPNSETYVIFGEAKIEDLSSQLQTQAAQQFRMPDMASVMAKSENAAGANGAPTDEEEEEVDETGVEPRDIDLVMTQAGVSRSKAVKALKTHNGDIVSAIMELTT from the exons ATGCCGGGCCCTGTCGTTGATGCCGAGACTGAGGATAAGTTCAAGTCCCTTCCCTCTGCCGACGAAGAGCCCAAGAAGAAGCCCCCGCTG CAGAACGATGAACCAGTCGTCGAGGACGTTAAGGACGATGACCACGACGAAGACGAGGACGACGATGACGACGAAGATGACGAGAAGGACAATGGGGACCAGG GTGCAAATGGGAGTTCGAAGCAGAGTAGAAGCGAGAAGAAGAGTCGCAAAGCAATGTTGAAGCTGGGCATGAAACATGTTACGGGTGTCAGCAGGGTCACCATCAAGCGAACAAAAAAT ATATTATTTTTCATCTCAAAGCCCGATGTCTTTAAGAGCCCAAATTCTGAAACCTATGTCATATTTGGGGAGGCGAAGATAGAGGATTTGAGCTCACAGTTGCAGACGCAAGCTGCTCAGCAGTTCAGGATGCCAGACATGGCATCTGTGATGGCGAAATCAGAGAATGCTGCGGGTGCTAATGGAGCACCTACAGACGAGGAGGAAGAAGAGGTTGATGAGACTGGGGTGGAACCCCGCGACATTGATTTGGTGATGACGCAGGCTGGGGTGTCAAGGAGCAAGGCTGTAAAGGCTCTCAAAACACACAATGGAGATATTGTCAGTGCTATAATGGAGCTGACAACTTAG
- the LOC131146033 gene encoding nascent polypeptide-associated complex subunit alpha-like protein 2 isoform X2 produces the protein MPGPVVDAETEDKFKSLPSADEEPKKKPPLNDEPVVEDVKDDDHDEDEDDDDDEDDEKDNGDQGANGSSKQSRSEKKSRKAMLKLGMKHVTGVSRVTIKRTKNILFFISKPDVFKSPNSETYVIFGEAKIEDLSSQLQTQAAQQFRMPDMASVMAKSENAAGANGAPTDEEEEEVDETGVEPRDIDLVMTQAGVSRSKAVKALKTHNGDIVSAIMELTT, from the exons ATGCCGGGCCCTGTCGTTGATGCCGAGACTGAGGATAAGTTCAAGTCCCTTCCCTCTGCCGACGAAGAGCCCAAGAAGAAGCCCCCGCTG AACGATGAACCAGTCGTCGAGGACGTTAAGGACGATGACCACGACGAAGACGAGGACGACGATGACGACGAAGATGACGAGAAGGACAATGGGGACCAGG GTGCAAATGGGAGTTCGAAGCAGAGTAGAAGCGAGAAGAAGAGTCGCAAAGCAATGTTGAAGCTGGGCATGAAACATGTTACGGGTGTCAGCAGGGTCACCATCAAGCGAACAAAAAAT ATATTATTTTTCATCTCAAAGCCCGATGTCTTTAAGAGCCCAAATTCTGAAACCTATGTCATATTTGGGGAGGCGAAGATAGAGGATTTGAGCTCACAGTTGCAGACGCAAGCTGCTCAGCAGTTCAGGATGCCAGACATGGCATCTGTGATGGCGAAATCAGAGAATGCTGCGGGTGCTAATGGAGCACCTACAGACGAGGAGGAAGAAGAGGTTGATGAGACTGGGGTGGAACCCCGCGACATTGATTTGGTGATGACGCAGGCTGGGGTGTCAAGGAGCAAGGCTGTAAAGGCTCTCAAAACACACAATGGAGATATTGTCAGTGCTATAATGGAGCTGACAACTTAG